The proteins below are encoded in one region of Alosa sapidissima isolate fAloSap1 chromosome 24, fAloSap1.pri, whole genome shotgun sequence:
- the LOC121700775 gene encoding rho GTPase-activating protein 23-like produces HAEPPTHTQAEPPTHTQAEPPTHTQAEPSVQLSEAAAFSPGRGFGVSRRGHVDEGRGRAGSADDLRAVGLGEGEGLLRAPSSPETRRRRRAWRRHTVVVTPTEPVAPGNKVAVPMPRPLEVSHPPQMSRFHEFL; encoded by the exons catgccgagCCCCCC acacacacacaggccgagccccccacacacacacaggccgagccccccacacacacacaggccgagCCGTCTGTTCAACTCAGCGAGGCGGCAGCGTTCAGCCCTGGGCGGGGCTTTGGTGTGAGTAGGCGTGGCCATGTGGATGAGGGGCGTGGCCGGGCGGGCTCTGCTGATGACTTGCGTGCAGTGGGCttaggggagggggaggggcttCTGCGTGCTCCGTCGTCCCCGGAGACGCGTCGCAGGAGGAGGGCGTGGCGTCGGCACACGGTGGTGGTCACGCCCACTGAGCCCGTTGCCCCGGGGAACAAGGTTGCAGTTCCCATGCCCCGCCCACTAGAGGTGTCACACCCTCCGCAAATGTCGCGCTTTCACGAGTTCCTGTAA